A part of Arachis hypogaea cultivar Tifrunner chromosome 12, arahy.Tifrunner.gnm2.J5K5, whole genome shotgun sequence genomic DNA contains:
- the LOC112729375 gene encoding dirigent protein 22 — translation MTTQKTLTLFFFLLLSFNTFTSSVTIEAEPAFGNPIDRNLLGQDKEPTLSHFRFYWQDIVGGPNATSIPIVQPIPKFNTSSSFGLVRVIDNALTIGPNLTSKVIGRAQGFYVLVSETELDLLMVESFVFYEGRYNGSTIDIVGRNVALNKVREIPVVGGSGVFRFAKGYAELRTLKFDAASGDTLVQYDVFVYHH, via the coding sequence atGACCACCCAAAAAACCCtcactctctttttctttcttctcctctctttcaaCACCTTCACTTCCTCAGTCACCATAGAAGCCGAACCCGCTTTCGGAAACCCTATCGACCGAAACTTACTCGGCCAAGACAAAGAACCAACACTATCCCACTTCAGATTCTATTGGCAAGACATAGTTGGAGGACCAAACGCAACTTCAATCCCAATAGTTCAACCAATTCCAAAGTTCAACACAAGTTCCAGCTTTGGCTTGGTTAGGGTAATAGACAATGCTTTAACCATAGGCCCAAACTTAACCTCCAAGGTTATTGGAAGAGCTCAGGGCTTCTATGTCTTGGTTTCGGAAACAGAGCTTGATCTTTTAATGGTGGAAAGCTTTGTATTCTATGAAGGGAGATACAATGGAAGCACCATTGATATTGTTGGAAGGAAcgttgctttgaataaagtgaggGAGATTCCTGTTGTTGGTGGAAGTGGGGTTTTTAGGTTTGCAAAAGGGTATGCTGAATTGAGGACTTTGAAATTTGATGCGGCTTCTGGGGATACTCTTGTTCAGTACGATGTTTTTGTTTATCATCATTGA